The Populus trichocarpa isolate Nisqually-1 chromosome 2, P.trichocarpa_v4.1, whole genome shotgun sequence genome has a window encoding:
- the LOC18111306 gene encoding monothiol glutaredoxin-S6, translating to MDIVRRLVADRPVVIFSRSTCCMSHSIKTLISSFGANPTVYELDQIPNGKQIERALVQQLGCQPSVPTVFIGQEFVGGDKQVMSLQVRNELGSLLRKAGAIWI from the coding sequence ATGGATATCGTGAGAAGGTTGGTTGCGGACAGGCCAGTGGTGATTTTTAGCAGGAGCACTTGTTGCATGAGCCACTCCATTAAAACACTTATATCTAGCTTTGGGGCAAATCCTACAGTTTATGAGCTAGATCAAATTCCAAACGGGAAGCAAATTGAAAGAGCATTAGTACAGCAGCTAGGATGTCAGCCAAGTGTACCAACTGTTTTCATAGGCCAAGAGTTTGTTGGTGGTGATAAGCAAGTCATGAGCTTACAAGTCAGGAATGAGCTAGGCTCTTTGCTTAGGAAGGCAGGAGCTATATGGATTTGA
- the LOC18111308 gene encoding monothiol glutaredoxin-S6, protein MDVVNVMIQGKPVVIFRKSSCCMSHSVESLIRGFGANLTIYELDRITNGQQIERALVQLGFRQSLPAVFIGQQLVGNERQVMSLHVQNQLVPLLIQAVFPK, encoded by the exons ATGGACGTGGTGAATGTAATGATTCAAGGAAAGCCTGTCGTGATTTTCAGGAAGAGTTCTTGCTGCATGAGCCACTCCGTCGAGTCACTTATACGTGGATTTGGAGCAAATCTAACTATTTATGAGCTCGACAGAATAACAAATGGACAACAAATTGAAAGGGCACTAGTGCAACTGGGGTTTCGACAGAGCTTACCCGCTGTGTTCATAGGCCAGCAGCTGGTTGGCAATGAAAGGCAGGTGATGAGCCTCCACGTCCAGAACCAGCTGGTACCATTGCTTATACAAGCAG TTTTCCCGAAGTAA